The sequence CCTATCTGTCGCCTCTATTTCAACTCCAAAAAGCTGGCTGTGGGCATTTTTGATGGTGAGGGGAGGTCGGAGACGCGTTATTCGCTGGACCAAGTGACTGATATCTATCAGCATACGGATGCCATTCGCCGGACCATTCGCCGTTATCTGCCGCAGGTTGGGGAAGTGCCCATGGACGCGGAGAACTGATAAGCGGTTTCGCGGTGCCGTTTGGCCTGTGCTCCTGGGCGCTCTGTTGCCTTATGGTCCTACGCACTGCTCCTGATTCACTGCCTGGCTTGATACACTGGTCAGCTGTGAAGAATCCTGTCATCAACGCACCAAAGAACCTGGGGGACTGCCATGTCTAACCTCGCCATCGGTATCGTGGGCCTGCCGAATGTCGGCAAATCTACCCTGTTCAATGCCATCACCCGCGCCAACGCGGTGGCGGCCAACTTTCCTTTCGCCACCATTGAGCCGAACGTGGGCCGCGTGACCGTGCCCGACGAGCGCCTGAGTGCGCTGAGCCAGGTGTTCACCAAGGGGGACCGGGTACCGCCGATTATTCCCACCTATGTGGAGTTCGTGGACATCGCCGGTCTGGTGAAGGGCGCCAGCAAGGGCGAGGGCCTGGGCAACCAGTTCCTGGCGAACATCCGCGAGGTGGACGCCATCGCCCATGTGGTGCGCTGCTTCGAGGACGACAACGTGATTCACGTGGCGGGCCGGGTGGACCCGGTGGACGACATTGAAACCATCAACACCGAGCTGATCCTGGCCGACCTGGCCGGGCTGGAAAAGCGCCTGACGAACCTGCAGAAGAAAGCCAAGGGCAACGACAAAGAGGCGGCAGCCCTGGCGTCGCTGGCCGAGCAGATTATCGCCGTACTGGGTGAGGGCAAGCCCGCCCGCGCCGGCAGCTACGATATGCCAGTGCCCAAGGATTTCGGCCTGATCACCACCAAGCCGGTCATTTATGTGGCCAACGTGGGCGAAGATGAGCTGACAGAGGAGAACGAGCATGTGCAGGCCGTGCGCGAGTATGCGGAGCGCGAGGGGGCGCTGGTGGTCAAGATCAGTGCCCAGATTGAGGGTGAGCTGGCCGCCATGCCTGAGGATGAAGCCCGCGAATTTCTCACGGAGCTGGGCGTGCAGGAGTCCGGCCTGGACCAGCTGGTCAAGGTAGGCTACGACACCCTGGGCCTGATCACCTTCATCACCTCCGGTGAAAAGGAAGTGCGGGCCTGGACCATCCGCAACGGCGAAAAGGCCCCCGAGGCCGCCGGCGAGATTCACACCGACCTGGAAAAAGGTTTTATCCGCGCCGAAGTGATCGAATGGGACAAGATGGTGGAAGCCGGCGGCTGGGCAAATGCCAAGGCCAAGGGCTGGGTGCGCACCGAAGGCAAGGAGTACGTAATGAAAGACGGCGACATCATGAACGTGCTGCACAACAGCTGAGCCAGAGGGGCAGACCAAAAGCAGGACGTATGGACAGGTTCTCATACGTTCTGCTTTTTGCTTTCCGCTTTGCGCCCCTGAGCCTTACACTGGCGTATGACCTTACAGCGGATATCGGACCGGGTGTGGTGGCTGGGCGGAGCCGTCAGCAGTGTGGCTGTGGACAATGGCGCAGGTGGGGCACTGATTGTGGACACCGGCCTGGACGATGCCCAGGCACGCAAGCTGTTGCGCGGGCTGGAAGCGCAGGGGCTCGCGCCAGCAGCCATTTTGAACACCCATTCGCACGCCGACCATCATGGCGGCAATGCCCACATCCTGAAAAAGCATCCCGACCTGCCGGTATATGCGCCGCCGCTGGAAGCCGCCATCATCCGTCATCCACTGCTGGAGCCATTGTCGCTGTACGGGGCTATGCCCCCCGCCGAGTTGCAGAACAAGTTCCTGCTGGCCCCGGCGTCGCCCGCACAGGAGCTGGACGCGGGCCCGCACACGCTGGGCGGGGCCGCAGTGGAGCTGCTGGCGGTGCCCGGCCACGCCGTGCAGATGTTCGCCGTGCGTGTGGATGACGTGCTGTACGCCGCCGACGCCCTGTTCGGCCCTGAAGCCCTGAGCAAGCATCCCCTGACCTTCTGCGCCGATTCTGCTGCGCAGAAAGCCTCGGCCCAGGCATTGGGGGAGCTGAGGGGTGTCCGCACCGTGCTGGTAGGGCATGGAGAGCCGTCCGGCGACCTGACGGCCCTGGCCGGGGCAAACCTGCAGTCCTATGCCCAGACCACCGCCTGGGTGCTGGACGCTGTGGGAGAGGGCGCCGCCGGCACCGACGACATTCTGGCGCGGGTGGCTGCGCGGGCCGGCGTGAGCATGGGGCAGATGGGCCCGTTGCTGCTCAACCGCGCCGTGGTGGCCGCTCACCTTAAGGAGCTCTTGACGGATGGTGTGGTGCAGGCGCAGACCGTGGAGAACCGGCTGTGCTGGGGCGTATTCTGACCGTATGACCAAAGTGAAGAAAGACACCAAGAAGCCTGCTCTCAAAGCCGACGCAGGCAAGGCCAAGAAGGCCAAGGCAGCTCAGCCCGAGTCTCAGCCGACCGAGACCGACGCTGCTCACATGGATGTCCAGCACAACACGCTGGTGGACCACAATTAC is a genomic window of Deinococcus proteolyticus MRP containing:
- the ychF gene encoding redox-regulated ATPase YchF, producing the protein MSNLAIGIVGLPNVGKSTLFNAITRANAVAANFPFATIEPNVGRVTVPDERLSALSQVFTKGDRVPPIIPTYVEFVDIAGLVKGASKGEGLGNQFLANIREVDAIAHVVRCFEDDNVIHVAGRVDPVDDIETINTELILADLAGLEKRLTNLQKKAKGNDKEAAALASLAEQIIAVLGEGKPARAGSYDMPVPKDFGLITTKPVIYVANVGEDELTEENEHVQAVREYAEREGALVVKISAQIEGELAAMPEDEAREFLTELGVQESGLDQLVKVGYDTLGLITFITSGEKEVRAWTIRNGEKAPEAAGEIHTDLEKGFIRAEVIEWDKMVEAGGWANAKAKGWVRTEGKEYVMKDGDIMNVLHNS
- a CDS encoding MBL fold metallo-hydrolase, whose protein sequence is MTLQRISDRVWWLGGAVSSVAVDNGAGGALIVDTGLDDAQARKLLRGLEAQGLAPAAILNTHSHADHHGGNAHILKKHPDLPVYAPPLEAAIIRHPLLEPLSLYGAMPPAELQNKFLLAPASPAQELDAGPHTLGGAAVELLAVPGHAVQMFAVRVDDVLYAADALFGPEALSKHPLTFCADSAAQKASAQALGELRGVRTVLVGHGEPSGDLTALAGANLQSYAQTTAWVLDAVGEGAAGTDDILARVAARAGVSMGQMGPLLLNRAVVAAHLKELLTDGVVQAQTVENRLCWGVF